One segment of Pandoraea pnomenusa DNA contains the following:
- the qatB gene encoding Qat anti-phage system associated protein QatB, translated as MGTSTSSSGPGPNVSLDPPWLDDVLEGLGGDTVPPADDEPVPPEGALGTAPPARFAEARRELKKFIKSGDTDSLRKAIGHYSRKGSGGAGAASTRMRASTRAGAELFSFLNAVSQGRSVEARQWVQDLQSGNPTADDIVDAIVRELSPPGGSADEEALRDSMASALTKLVVENPDIDLMHLQMTDIWELMKHYLASEVTHRVCFDLGPLLESAKVDPTTAVQREREMRLFITLEIGEHLDLLRGSRPNPTRADLDAIFQETLKMTFELFEADL; from the coding sequence ATGGGAACTTCGACTTCGAGCAGTGGACCCGGCCCGAATGTAAGTCTTGACCCTCCCTGGCTTGACGACGTGCTTGAGGGGCTTGGGGGCGATACGGTCCCGCCTGCGGATGACGAACCAGTTCCTCCAGAGGGCGCGCTCGGAACGGCTCCGCCTGCTCGCTTCGCTGAGGCGAGGCGCGAGCTGAAGAAATTCATCAAGAGCGGTGACACCGACAGCCTTCGTAAGGCTATCGGACACTACTCACGTAAGGGCAGCGGAGGGGCCGGCGCAGCGTCGACCCGAATGCGCGCCTCGACGCGAGCCGGTGCAGAGCTATTCTCCTTTCTCAACGCAGTCAGCCAAGGCCGCTCCGTTGAGGCACGACAGTGGGTGCAGGACCTGCAAAGCGGCAATCCGACCGCGGATGACATCGTGGACGCCATTGTCCGGGAGCTTTCTCCACCGGGCGGCAGTGCCGATGAAGAGGCGCTTCGCGATTCAATGGCGTCGGCGCTAACCAAGCTTGTCGTGGAAAATCCAGACATAGACCTGATGCATCTGCAGATGACCGACATCTGGGAGCTTATGAAGCATTACCTCGCATCGGAGGTAACTCATCGGGTCTGCTTTGACCTCGGCCCACTCCTGGAGAGCGCGAAGGTCGACCCGACTACCGCTGTCCAGCGCGAGCGCGAAATGCGCCTCTTTATCACGTTAGAGATTGGCGAACACCTTGATCTGCTTCGTGGCAGTAGGCCAAACCCGACGCGAGCGGACCTGGACGCCATCTTCCAGGAGACCCTGAAGATGACCTTCGAACTCTTCGAGGCAGACTTATGA
- a CDS encoding IS256 family transposase yields the protein MPHKPKAPLAELPAIPAELLEQFGNGPMTAEAINAATMALKKALIERALGGEMNHHLGYPAGGAKPANVTNQRNGRGAKTVLTEDGPMRIEVPRDRDGSFEPQLIPKHERRFTGFDDKIVAMYARGMTVREIQGFLLEQYGTEVSPDFISSVTDEVMAEVTAWQARALEPMYPVVFFDALRVKIREDAVVRNKAVYLALGVLPDGSRDILGLWIENTEGAKFWMKVFNDLKTRGINDILIAVTDGLKGMPEALAAVFPATTLQTCIVHLIRNSLDYASWKDRKGLAAALKPIYTAPSAEAAQAELDAFAHGPWGQKFPTVSTSWRNAWDRVIPFFAFPPDIRKVIYTTNAIENINSQLRKIIKTRGHFPTDDAATKLIWLALRNITADWGRAAKDWKAAMNQFAILYADRFVRPSV from the coding sequence ATGCCTCACAAACCGAAAGCCCCGCTGGCAGAGCTGCCGGCAATTCCCGCCGAGCTGCTTGAGCAGTTCGGCAATGGTCCGATGACGGCCGAAGCCATCAATGCCGCGACCATGGCGCTCAAGAAGGCGCTCATCGAACGCGCGCTGGGCGGCGAGATGAACCACCATCTCGGCTACCCGGCCGGCGGGGCCAAACCGGCCAACGTCACCAATCAGCGCAACGGCCGAGGTGCCAAGACGGTGCTGACTGAGGACGGCCCGATGCGCATCGAGGTGCCCCGCGACCGTGACGGCAGCTTCGAGCCGCAGCTGATTCCCAAGCACGAACGCCGCTTCACGGGCTTCGACGACAAGATTGTCGCCATGTATGCCCGAGGCATGACTGTGCGCGAGATTCAGGGCTTCCTGCTGGAGCAGTACGGCACCGAGGTCTCACCCGACTTCATCAGTTCCGTGACCGACGAGGTGATGGCCGAGGTCACTGCCTGGCAGGCCCGGGCGCTGGAGCCGATGTATCCGGTCGTGTTCTTCGACGCGCTGCGGGTCAAGATTCGCGAAGACGCCGTGGTGCGTAACAAGGCTGTCTATCTGGCACTGGGCGTGTTGCCTGACGGCTCACGCGACATCCTGGGCCTGTGGATCGAGAACACCGAAGGTGCCAAGTTCTGGATGAAAGTGTTCAACGACCTGAAAACGCGTGGGATCAATGACATCCTGATCGCCGTGACCGACGGCCTCAAAGGCATGCCTGAAGCCCTGGCCGCCGTGTTTCCGGCAACGACGCTGCAAACCTGCATCGTCCATCTGATCCGCAACAGCCTCGACTACGCGAGCTGGAAGGATCGCAAGGGTCTGGCTGCCGCGCTCAAACCGATCTACACCGCGCCCAGCGCCGAGGCGGCCCAGGCCGAATTGGATGCGTTTGCCCACGGGCCTTGGGGCCAGAAATTCCCAACTGTGAGCACGTCGTGGCGCAATGCCTGGGATCGCGTGATTCCGTTCTTTGCGTTTCCACCGGACATCCGCAAGGTTATATACACTACGAACGCCATCGAGAATATCAACTCGCAACTGCGCAAGATCATCAAGACGCGAGGTCACTTCCCGACGGATGATGCAGCGACGAAACTCATTTGGCTGGCACTGCGCAATATCACCGCTGATTGGGGGCGTGCAGCCAAAGACTGGAAAGCGGCCATGAACCAATTCGCTATCCTCTACGCCGATCGTTTCGTGCGACCGTCCGTGTGA
- a CDS encoding KAP family P-loop NTPase fold protein yields the protein MWHDIEAEVDLLNFGVVARAAADLIRQAGDAPLTIGVSGGWGAGKSTLVKLIKTDLETGGAKEASGSSAYVVMEFNAWLYQGYEDARQALLQAVSDRLLEEAKERKTFVDKALDFVKRVRLLKVARITAPIFAHAGAGSVAGGPLGAFIGAATGFVKGLSDEAKRDEQLKALKDAYADLKPELKELIAERQEDSLPKEIHALREAFAKLLADMGVTLVVFVDDLDRCLPHTAIATLEAMRLLLHVKNTAFVIAADESMIRGAVRAHFAGVDIENGLVTSYFDKLIQIPLKVPRLGVNEVKVYLALLMAELAVRQGELTPEVQTEGQRALLQLLKTAWGKGITRDDLAKAYGSETKSIASALDMADQLAPLLVSASDIAGNPRLIKRFLNNLMIRLTIAKAMNMPIAIEQLVKVQLLERVASPAAFEFFVKAVASGLDGDAEFLGTLEAAAQADEEYVAPHPSWSTSFYQQWVRLSPRLAGEDLRALLHLSRDRSLGLAAYDELSEEAKRLLEATMEAKEVSNVLVSQLTALSQADVSRILIRVIRKARDSQWDTVDLLRCLNCTDAHPELGEQFVQALEEIPPAQRPVAILPKLKNKPWAAMLLADWRDDPESTEQVKKYLKPQKGGK from the coding sequence ATGTGGCACGACATTGAGGCCGAAGTTGACTTGCTCAACTTCGGAGTGGTTGCTCGCGCGGCAGCGGATTTGATTCGACAGGCAGGCGATGCACCGCTGACCATTGGCGTGTCGGGCGGCTGGGGTGCTGGCAAGTCGACACTCGTAAAGTTGATCAAGACTGACCTCGAAACCGGAGGGGCGAAGGAAGCCTCTGGTTCAAGCGCTTATGTCGTTATGGAGTTCAACGCGTGGCTCTATCAAGGGTATGAGGATGCGCGCCAGGCACTTCTGCAGGCGGTCTCTGACCGGCTGCTCGAAGAGGCAAAAGAGCGCAAGACGTTTGTCGACAAAGCGCTGGATTTCGTAAAGCGGGTTCGGTTGCTGAAGGTGGCGCGCATCACCGCACCGATTTTCGCGCACGCTGGCGCTGGCTCGGTTGCCGGCGGCCCTCTTGGCGCTTTCATCGGCGCGGCGACTGGTTTCGTGAAGGGCCTCTCCGACGAGGCGAAGAGGGATGAACAGCTGAAAGCACTAAAGGATGCCTACGCTGATCTCAAACCTGAGCTGAAGGAGCTGATTGCTGAACGTCAAGAGGATTCCTTGCCGAAGGAGATTCACGCGCTCAGGGAGGCCTTCGCAAAGCTGCTCGCCGACATGGGTGTCACCCTCGTCGTGTTCGTCGACGACCTGGACCGCTGCCTACCTCACACTGCCATCGCAACCCTTGAGGCCATGCGGCTCCTGCTGCACGTGAAGAATACGGCCTTCGTAATCGCAGCGGATGAAAGCATGATTCGCGGCGCGGTCCGCGCGCACTTTGCAGGAGTCGATATTGAGAACGGATTGGTGACGAGCTACTTCGACAAGCTGATCCAGATTCCGCTTAAAGTGCCTCGACTCGGTGTGAACGAGGTGAAGGTGTACCTCGCGTTGCTAATGGCCGAACTGGCCGTGAGGCAAGGGGAACTGACTCCCGAGGTCCAGACGGAAGGGCAGCGCGCGCTTCTTCAACTTCTGAAGACTGCGTGGGGAAAGGGCATCACGCGCGACGACCTGGCAAAGGCGTACGGCAGCGAGACCAAGAGCATCGCGAGCGCACTGGATATGGCAGACCAGCTTGCACCGCTTTTAGTCAGTGCGAGTGATATCGCCGGCAATCCGCGACTCATCAAACGTTTCCTGAATAACCTCATGATTCGGCTGACCATCGCGAAGGCGATGAATATGCCTATCGCCATCGAGCAATTGGTGAAGGTGCAGCTACTCGAGCGCGTTGCATCACCAGCGGCGTTTGAATTTTTCGTCAAAGCAGTCGCCTCTGGCCTTGATGGCGACGCCGAGTTCTTGGGGACACTGGAAGCTGCCGCGCAGGCGGACGAAGAGTACGTTGCGCCGCACCCCTCGTGGTCAACGTCCTTTTACCAGCAGTGGGTGCGGTTGAGTCCTCGCTTGGCAGGCGAGGACTTGCGAGCCCTTCTGCATCTGAGTCGAGACCGCTCGCTTGGGCTGGCGGCCTACGACGAGCTGTCTGAGGAGGCCAAGCGGCTTCTGGAAGCGACGATGGAGGCAAAGGAAGTCTCCAATGTTCTGGTAAGTCAACTTACGGCGCTGAGCCAGGCGGACGTATCGCGCATCCTCATCCGCGTCATTCGAAAGGCTCGAGATAGCCAGTGGGACACCGTCGATCTTCTGCGCTGCCTGAACTGTACCGACGCTCATCCTGAGCTTGGAGAGCAGTTTGTTCAGGCGCTGGAGGAAATCCCGCCGGCTCAGAGGCCCGTCGCAATCCTCCCCAAACTGAAAAACAAACCCTGGGCAGCGATGCTGCTTGCAGACTGGCGCGACGACCCGGAGTCGACGGAGCAGGTCAAAAAATACCTTAAGCCGCAGAAGGGGGGGAAGTAA
- the qatD gene encoding Qat anti-phage system TatD family nuclease QatD, which translates to MIDFHSHLDLYPDGLKLAQEVNRRNEFTLVVTTSPRAYRATSRVFQGLKNIKVGIGLHPEVAVAKQGELDDLVEGISRARFVGEIGMDGSPRFRGSIPVQESIFRAALAECGQWQGRVMSIHSRGAERRVVELLATTNHAGVPVLHWFSGGFAELETAVRIGCWFSVGPSMLHGAKGRALVARMPQHRVLPETDGPFTTVGGVQLQPWDAWSVRAPLAAIWGMQADEVGQQLKQNLHHLLRLSG; encoded by the coding sequence GTGATTGACTTCCATTCTCACCTTGACCTGTACCCCGATGGCCTCAAGCTTGCGCAGGAGGTGAACAGGAGAAATGAGTTCACCCTCGTGGTCACCACAAGTCCGCGCGCCTACCGGGCAACGTCACGTGTGTTTCAGGGTCTGAAGAACATCAAGGTTGGGATCGGTCTGCATCCGGAAGTGGCTGTTGCTAAACAAGGAGAGCTGGACGATCTCGTCGAGGGAATCTCCCGCGCGCGTTTTGTTGGCGAGATTGGAATGGATGGTTCACCCAGATTTCGAGGATCAATTCCCGTGCAGGAGTCCATCTTTCGGGCGGCTCTCGCTGAGTGCGGTCAGTGGCAAGGACGGGTGATGAGCATTCATTCGCGCGGTGCTGAACGTCGAGTCGTGGAGCTGCTGGCGACGACGAACCATGCCGGCGTGCCGGTGCTTCATTGGTTCTCGGGCGGGTTCGCAGAACTCGAGACTGCTGTTCGTATTGGTTGTTGGTTTAGCGTTGGCCCTTCGATGCTTCATGGGGCGAAGGGGCGGGCGCTGGTGGCACGAATGCCTCAACACCGAGTGCTACCTGAAACGGACGGTCCCTTTACGACCGTGGGGGGGGTACAACTGCAGCCATGGGATGCATGGTCCGTGCGAGCCCCTCTGGCGGCAATCTGGGGCATGCAGGCAGATGAGGTAGGACAGCAACTGAAGCAGAACCTTCACCACTTGCTGCGGCTATCAGGTTGA
- a CDS encoding FRG domain-containing protein — protein sequence MADKKINSIADFIKHMRAVAQPEGGPRWFRGHADVSWKLLPHYDRLRAPMGEIELLGRFRQNANLLLNSAPTLPYDFGWMFLMQHYGVPTRLLDWTEAPLIALYFAVDDLTHHDKDGAIWILSPMDLNRHSTKDDVYIPSFEDEWLANYSVTEYARGRDNGILPIAAIATRNNPRIQAQLGVFTISHLKKIPIEEIEDRKHCLKMVIPAQAKKQIKDELKLLGLSRFQVFPELSSIGAGLKEILN from the coding sequence ATGGCCGACAAGAAAATTAACTCTATCGCCGACTTCATAAAGCACATGCGAGCTGTCGCTCAACCAGAAGGAGGACCTAGATGGTTCCGGGGACATGCCGATGTCTCCTGGAAACTTCTTCCACACTACGATCGCCTGCGAGCTCCAATGGGCGAGATAGAGCTCTTAGGGCGGTTTCGTCAAAACGCGAACCTTCTGCTCAATAGTGCACCGACGCTTCCATACGACTTCGGTTGGATGTTCTTAATGCAACACTATGGCGTGCCGACGCGTTTGCTGGACTGGACCGAGGCTCCCCTGATAGCACTCTATTTTGCGGTAGACGATTTAACGCATCACGACAAAGACGGTGCTATATGGATACTTTCTCCAATGGATTTAAATAGGCACTCAACGAAAGACGACGTATATATTCCGTCGTTCGAGGACGAGTGGCTTGCAAATTACTCCGTCACCGAATATGCACGTGGTCGTGACAACGGAATATTACCTATCGCTGCGATCGCCACCCGTAATAACCCTAGAATCCAGGCGCAGCTTGGCGTCTTTACCATCAGCCATCTCAAAAAAATTCCCATCGAAGAAATCGAGGACCGCAAGCACTGTCTCAAGATGGTTATTCCAGCCCAAGCGAAAAAACAAATCAAAGATGAGCTTAAGCTGCTCGGACTTTCGAGATTTCAAGTGTTCCCAGAGCTTTCCAGCATTGGTGCGGGACTGAAGGAGATTCTGAATTGA
- a CDS encoding DUF262 domain-containing protein yields the protein MNYIETHPLQHSTIQSIYSDWDLIVKDPSYQRNGDVWSKEKKQLLIDSVINRYDIPKIYFHRFDRDQARKTGKQYAVIDGRQRLETIVKFMEDEFSLSDDFRYLEDPSVIAAGMNYSELAKRYPRIKSRFDSFSLPIITVETDDLELIDDMFSRLNEAVPLNAAEKRRAIGGDLVKAVDEISKNAFFAKKVRFSDARYQWKESAVRLLFLAHHLRSEKVVDTKKPFLDAFALKYKAGESKYVKSLKEEVKSLLDAIFPVFVDKDSLLQSQASVPVYVFVFQRMRARGLEDKFSRSKLEEFNRLRMKNRVQAEDDISSANFELLEYDRLSQQGTNDANSLRERWRILEGWLAEA from the coding sequence TTGAACTACATTGAAACACACCCGTTGCAACACAGCACGATCCAAAGCATTTATAGTGACTGGGACCTGATCGTCAAGGACCCATCCTATCAAAGAAATGGCGACGTCTGGTCTAAAGAAAAGAAGCAGTTATTAATAGATTCGGTGATCAATCGATACGATATACCAAAAATATACTTTCACCGATTCGACCGGGATCAAGCAAGGAAGACGGGCAAGCAGTATGCGGTTATCGATGGCCGTCAGCGACTTGAGACAATAGTTAAATTCATGGAGGATGAATTTTCTCTGAGCGATGATTTTAGATATTTGGAGGATCCGAGCGTTATAGCCGCGGGAATGAACTATAGCGAGTTGGCGAAGAGATACCCTCGGATTAAAAGCCGATTCGATTCGTTTAGCTTGCCGATAATCACGGTCGAGACTGATGACCTTGAGTTGATCGATGATATGTTTTCTCGGCTGAACGAAGCTGTTCCTCTTAACGCCGCCGAGAAGCGGCGTGCCATTGGTGGCGACTTAGTGAAAGCCGTCGACGAAATCTCGAAGAACGCGTTTTTCGCAAAGAAAGTACGCTTCTCGGACGCTCGTTACCAATGGAAAGAGTCAGCGGTTCGTTTGCTTTTTCTGGCGCATCATCTGAGATCTGAAAAGGTCGTTGACACGAAGAAACCGTTCCTTGATGCATTTGCGTTGAAATACAAGGCCGGCGAGTCCAAATATGTGAAATCCTTGAAAGAAGAAGTCAAGTCACTGCTTGACGCGATATTTCCTGTGTTTGTGGACAAGGACAGTCTTCTTCAGTCTCAAGCTTCAGTTCCAGTTTATGTATTTGTTTTCCAGCGGATGCGGGCCCGAGGTTTAGAAGATAAATTCTCGCGAAGTAAGCTTGAAGAATTCAATCGTCTCCGAATGAAAAATCGCGTACAGGCCGAGGATGATATTTCTAGCGCGAATTTCGAGCTACTGGAATATGACAGGTTATCGCAACAGGGCACGAACGATGCAAACTCCCTCCGAGAACGGTGGCGCATACTCGAAGGGTGGCTGGCCGAAGCGTAG
- a CDS encoding DEAD/DEAH box helicase → MNTEFLTPCLQSFFLDADFTIDGNDHLRDPQRDGYLRTYEFFRAGKNKAILQIPVGCGKTGLASLLPFGLSAGRVIVIAPNLTIKDGLYEAMDITNRQKCFWRKAGVLSADQMLSGPLACTLDSGNISVATKSHIVITNVHQLATNVDKWLTQFPDDFFDMIIVDEAHHSAAASWQKVIERFPNAKVILLTATPFRSDRQELDGELVFRYPFRNATLKGYIKRLKASYVAPSTIELGFSDVGGRTYTLEEVLKLKEEEWFSRGVALARLCNKHIVDSSLQKLEELRQGGTQHQLIAVACSINHAREIRSLYQERGFNADVIHSKQTEDEQAAILAALRNGSLDCIIQVQMLGEGFDHPKLSVAAIFRPFRSLAPYIQFVGRIMRVVVQNDPSHPDNVGHIVTHLGMNLDERLKEFKQFENDDQAFWDKVIGGDEPEVPQGVLDGTARLRAGDQVVVHGEIVDSLWEEDFTSVEDTQIVADLRERLKLLGLDDSKAEEMVRLAQQSPLRKNSPTEPFMVQPQREWEEARKRMQEQAKRLANVLLNHLELKQTGNEMVYKYKSLKLTGRNNYICALMMVNKEMEQRLGKERQQATTEEFRSVLDNLDDLLQVLVRRVRKAKAEYDKNHS, encoded by the coding sequence TTGAACACGGAATTTCTGACACCCTGCCTGCAGTCGTTCTTCCTTGACGCTGATTTCACAATCGACGGAAATGACCATCTTCGCGACCCGCAACGGGACGGCTATTTGCGCACTTATGAATTCTTCCGGGCTGGAAAGAATAAGGCAATCCTCCAAATTCCGGTCGGATGCGGCAAGACTGGCCTAGCGTCTCTGCTGCCGTTTGGACTCTCCGCAGGCCGGGTCATTGTTATCGCGCCAAATCTCACCATCAAGGACGGCCTTTACGAAGCGATGGACATCACCAACCGCCAGAAATGCTTTTGGCGGAAAGCGGGCGTGCTGAGCGCCGACCAGATGTTGTCTGGGCCGTTGGCCTGCACGCTTGATAGCGGCAACATTTCGGTCGCGACAAAGTCTCACATCGTCATCACGAACGTCCATCAACTCGCAACCAACGTCGATAAGTGGTTGACTCAATTTCCCGATGACTTTTTCGACATGATCATCGTGGATGAGGCGCACCACAGCGCGGCGGCTAGTTGGCAGAAAGTCATTGAGCGCTTTCCAAACGCGAAGGTCATCCTGCTTACGGCGACCCCATTTAGAAGCGATCGCCAAGAACTCGATGGCGAATTGGTATTTCGGTATCCGTTCCGAAACGCCACTCTAAAAGGCTATATCAAACGCCTAAAGGCAAGCTACGTCGCTCCCTCGACCATTGAGCTCGGCTTTTCGGATGTGGGGGGGCGAACATACACCTTGGAAGAAGTGCTGAAGCTCAAAGAAGAGGAATGGTTCAGCCGCGGCGTGGCACTCGCTAGACTTTGCAACAAACACATCGTCGATAGTAGCCTGCAGAAGCTTGAGGAGCTTCGGCAAGGCGGGACGCAACACCAACTCATCGCAGTCGCATGCTCCATCAACCACGCGCGAGAAATCCGTTCGCTATATCAAGAGCGCGGCTTCAACGCTGACGTTATCCATAGCAAGCAGACGGAGGATGAGCAGGCTGCCATTCTTGCGGCCCTACGTAACGGGTCTCTCGATTGCATCATCCAGGTGCAGATGTTGGGCGAGGGATTCGATCATCCCAAGTTGAGCGTCGCAGCGATTTTCCGCCCGTTCCGGTCGTTGGCTCCATACATCCAATTTGTCGGACGCATCATGAGGGTCGTTGTGCAGAACGATCCGAGTCATCCCGACAATGTCGGCCATATAGTCACCCATCTGGGGATGAATCTGGACGAACGCCTGAAGGAATTCAAGCAGTTCGAGAACGATGACCAAGCCTTTTGGGACAAGGTCATTGGGGGTGACGAACCAGAAGTGCCTCAAGGGGTGCTCGACGGTACCGCACGCCTCCGTGCCGGCGATCAGGTCGTGGTCCATGGAGAAATTGTCGATTCTTTGTGGGAGGAAGACTTCACATCAGTCGAGGACACGCAGATCGTGGCCGACCTCCGTGAACGTTTGAAGCTTCTCGGCCTCGACGACAGCAAAGCTGAGGAAATGGTTCGGCTAGCGCAGCAGTCACCCTTACGCAAGAATTCTCCCACCGAGCCCTTCATGGTCCAGCCGCAGCGGGAATGGGAAGAGGCGAGGAAACGGATGCAGGAGCAGGCCAAGCGCCTCGCGAATGTATTGCTGAACCACCTTGAGCTCAAGCAGACCGGCAACGAAATGGTCTACAAGTACAAATCCCTGAAGCTCACCGGGCGGAACAACTACATCTGCGCGCTGATGATGGTGAACAAGGAAATGGAGCAGCGCTTAGGCAAAGAGAGACAACAGGCCACAACGGAAGAATTCCGGTCGGTCCTCGATAATCTGGACGATCTGCTGCAGGTGCTTGTAAGGCGTGTTCGCAAAGCAAAGGCGGAATATGACAAAAACCACTCCTAA
- the qatC gene encoding Qat anti-phage system QueC-like protein QatC, whose translation MTRVFCGPKDCIPAEREFGVDYVSMYEHDGLADVSTVGTALIKDIVASGVAPGARSWDFLTLALAVNAADNVLKRALSPDGWTRQIELEVVLYEPEPYQAMTAKIEEALRFLTGDFWRLTFTDGGYPPPRPTVPAIFNADCVCLLSGGLDSLVGALDLTEEGRRPLLVSQIAKGDKETQSRFASGLGGNDRHLQWNQNIRTKVEEIEGSTRGRSIGFFAFAAVAADHLATTIAELQRPIEVFVPENGLISLNVPLNPGRVGSLSTKTTHPMFMERLQALWDELGIPAVLRLPYAAMTKGEMMAGCRASALLAEVASDATSCGRFVRSGYKHCGRCVPCLVRRASFIRANLPDNTTYKYPSLRIAQLEDDPNDIGAVAGAVLKVELNGVRSFTAGQLSFAEPSRRREFEGVVERGLAELGVLLRQEQIL comes from the coding sequence ATGACGCGCGTGTTTTGTGGCCCCAAGGATTGCATTCCTGCCGAACGGGAGTTCGGAGTCGACTACGTTTCGATGTATGAGCACGATGGCCTAGCGGACGTGAGCACGGTTGGAACCGCGCTCATCAAGGACATCGTCGCCTCTGGTGTTGCTCCGGGCGCCCGGAGCTGGGATTTCTTGACACTGGCGCTGGCTGTGAACGCAGCTGACAACGTCCTCAAGCGCGCGCTAAGTCCGGACGGCTGGACGCGACAGATAGAGCTTGAAGTGGTGCTCTACGAACCCGAGCCGTACCAGGCAATGACCGCGAAGATTGAAGAGGCCTTGCGTTTTCTGACCGGCGACTTCTGGAGGCTCACCTTTACCGACGGCGGCTATCCCCCTCCGCGCCCGACGGTGCCCGCCATCTTCAACGCCGACTGCGTTTGCTTGCTATCCGGTGGCCTGGACAGCCTTGTGGGAGCGCTTGATTTGACCGAAGAAGGTCGGCGCCCGTTGCTTGTCTCCCAGATCGCCAAGGGCGATAAGGAGACGCAGAGCCGCTTTGCGAGCGGACTGGGCGGGAACGACCGGCATCTGCAATGGAATCAGAACATCCGTACGAAGGTGGAAGAGATTGAAGGTTCAACGCGTGGGCGGTCCATTGGCTTCTTCGCGTTCGCGGCGGTTGCTGCAGACCATCTTGCGACTACGATCGCTGAATTGCAGAGACCCATCGAAGTCTTCGTTCCGGAAAACGGTCTTATCAGCTTAAACGTACCACTCAACCCCGGTCGGGTTGGAAGCCTCAGTACCAAGACCACACATCCGATGTTCATGGAGCGATTACAAGCGCTGTGGGACGAGCTTGGAATTCCAGCCGTGCTGCGTCTTCCGTATGCGGCGATGACCAAGGGTGAGATGATGGCCGGATGCCGCGCATCTGCTCTGCTAGCTGAGGTTGCCTCGGACGCCACGAGCTGCGGCCGTTTCGTTCGAAGCGGCTACAAACATTGCGGCCGCTGTGTTCCATGTTTGGTTCGCCGTGCATCATTTATTCGGGCAAACCTCCCAGACAACACGACTTACAAGTATCCCTCACTTCGAATAGCACAACTGGAAGACGATCCCAATGACATCGGTGCTGTTGCGGGTGCCGTTCTGAAGGTGGAGCTGAATGGCGTCCGCTCCTTCACTGCTGGCCAGCTATCCTTCGCGGAACCGAGCCGTCGAAGAGAGTTTGAAGGCGTCGTGGAGCGTGGCCTGGCGGAACTGGGCGTGCTGTTGCGGCAGGAACAAATCCTGTGA